DNA sequence from the Lycium barbarum isolate Lr01 chromosome 5, ASM1917538v2, whole genome shotgun sequence genome:
TTTATTGAAATatatgtatgattgatgatgaaattgagtgtgggtgtgttaatggaggaagaaaatgggttttaattgaggaagataaaggaaagaaaaagaaaaaaaaatatcttgaacccaaataggttgatttcttgaaaagatatgtATGTTTGATGATGAAATGAAATGTGAGTGTGTTAATGGAGAAAGAAAATGGGTTTTAATTGAGgaagataaaggaaagaaaaaaaaaaaatatcttgaacccaaataggttgatttcttgaaacgatatgtatgtttgatgatgaaatggaatgtgagtgtgttaatggaggaagaaaatagaTTTTGATTGAGCAAGATAAAGGGAAAAagataaaattgaaaatatatcTTCCGTTAATTGAGGAAGATAATGGAGGTGGCAACGGATATGGTCTTTCCGGTGAGATGTGGTGGTGGAatggtttagtgatgaagaagataaaattattatatgattttaatggttaattagagtttaattagtgtaaatataattaataaaagaaaaatcaaatgaataataaaattttaaaaaattctgACATGGCGTTGATGTGGGCATGATAAAAAATGCCCTCACGCGCTGCTGCTTCGTGTTGAAACGCCCATGTAAGAAATGACCCAaaaaggtacaaaaatacagaaaaataaggccggggggggggggggtaataggtcgcccatAAAGGTTAGGTGTGTCATAGTTAAACAAGTCAAACGTTAGGGTGCATTTTAGGCATTTTTCCAGCAAAGAAAATAAGGTTATTCTGTTAGACTTTTTTCACATAATCTTttagctgattttttttttctttttgaaaaatcTTTTAGATGATTTATCAAAATACTTAGGACCaatttggccataagaattattcacttttttcagaaattagtgtttggccatgaaaaattcaaatacaacttgaagttgtatttgaaaaaCAACGAAAACCTTATATTTCACCTTTTTCACAATCAAAATCTTGTTAAAAAGTACATTTTAACGACAAAttattatttgcaaaaactatggccaTCTTTAACTCCAAAAATTCCCAAAAAAATGactgttatttttatttttatggccAAGCACCTACTTAAACAAGATTTCAACACGCTTCTCAACAGAGTTTGACAAATTGGGTAGAGTACAACAAAAATGACCCGGATCACAAAACTATCTCTAACCTCCGTTGATTAAAAAGTAAGATCTACGGCTCACCTTCATTCTTTGAACTGTTTATCTTGTAACTGTTGGATTAAACATGCCATATATTATTGTCTAGTAGTTAGCGTTGGATTCACATACCAATTGCCATGTAGGACTATTAATAggagataagggtcaaaaacgagtctaactatcatttttttttagttttataccaaaattataagaaaattgagaaaactacctaaactatcactatctaatTTGCAACTTGTAGGAATTTTTACACTATCTAGTGTGATTTTTTACCCTTATCTCTATTAATAGAGAACAACTTGTAGGCATAAATGaacagaaaaaaagaagaagcccCCAAACAGTTCAATAAGTATTTTCCATGTCTCATTCTTTTCAATTTCATATGCTTTGACATGCACTagcggagccagaatttttacTATAagagttcaaaaatataaataagtaAATACACGAAGCAGTCAAGAGGGtttaacatctactatatatacataaaaaatttatatatacagttaaacctctctataacaacatcgttGGGTTCGAAATTTttcagctgttatagagaattgttgttatacacctataatagCATTGCCATTTAAATAATACTTCGCTATTGTAGgtaaaaaagatgcataaaatctattttttatttttatttgtcaaATTCTATGcctaatcacactttgtataacgaaggaaaatcATTTAATGATGAAAAGATATACGTATAttcatatgatttttttttttgtcataaatagtgtattaaatgatcaaatatttggtcaaaactctacacttattattggtaatcatatatattctatttttataaatatggttaattattatattatcaaaaaaagaagataactgTTATacgggggtaattttacaaagagtgtactgtTATAAgttgctgttataggtgaaatgctgttattaacataaaaaatcggtttcaaaaaaatttggttgttatagagaagtgtTGCTATACGCGGGTaccgttatagagaggtttgattgtaTAATGTAATTTTTCGCCAATCCTTGGCCGTTACTAGCTCCGCCCCTGTTGACACGTGCATTTGGTATTGGAAGTTGACCAGACATAAATATCTAAAAAGCACTTTTAAAAtaaattggtcaaacacaaattcTTCTATCCAAAAGTTATTTCCCAAAAACTcttctaagagcccgtttggattggcttataagttgcttataagctgttttcagtttttttgagtgtttggctggccagcttaaagtcatttggtgcttaaaataagctcaaaaaaatagttgagcccatttgacttagtttatctaaagcaacttataagttgaaaacaacttataagccaaaaaaaataagttagagcccgtttggattggcttataagttgcttataagctgttttcagcttttttgagtgtttggctggccagcttaaagtcattttttgcttaaaataagctcaaaaaaataattgagcccatttgacttagcttatctaaagcagcttataagctgaaaacagcttataagccaaaaaaaaaaaaagttagacaacccaacttattttttttagcttataagcattttgcagcttatagacataagcccatcaaacaggctcttagactaccccaacttattttttttaacttataagctgcaaacaacttataggcataagcacatccaaacagactctaaaAATAAACAACTTCTTTGAATTTGTCCGAACTGGTTGATAAGGTTTCTGTTTGTTTTATAACTCATCTGTTTATTTGTGGACTAATAGATTCTTTCACCATTTATGGACTCATTTCGCTAGGGATTTTTACTTTTCATTAGAGTTAACAGATTAAAAAAGATTAAtcttttactccctccgtccgtTGGTTAATTtctttaagaaatcataaataaaagtgtatttttacTATTACctttatctctctccaataaattgcactctaatcaataattaatattaaggataaaataaataaaaaaaattaattatatcttagttttataaataaataaatattttagtAATGTAATCAACTAATATAGCACAGAGGGGGTAAATAATTTATCAAAATACTCCGCTTTTATTACGCTTCTCAAAATAGTGGGGCATATTAGGTAGAGTACAATAAAAATTCACCCGGATCACAAAACCATTCCCTAACCACCGTTGATTAAAAATCAAGATCAACGGCTCTCCTTCACGATCCGCGTCACACCACATCTACCAATCACAACTCCTTCCTTCCTCACTATATAACCCAAACACCCCACCCTCATATTCTCACACACTTTCCCAAATCCTTTCAATTTTCACAACACATTTGCCAAATTTACCCTTTCTCTGTTCCTAACAATGGCACCAAAAGCTGAGAAAAAGCCAGCCGAGAAGAAACCAGCCGCCGAGAAAACTCCAGCCGAGAAGAAACCAAAAGCAGGAAAAAAACTTCCCAAAGACGCCGCTGCTGCCGGagataagaagaagaagagatcCAAGAAATCAGTCGAAACCTACAAGATTTACATCTTCAAGGTTTTAAAGCAAGTGCATCCAGATATTGGTATTTCCAGCAAAGCTATGGGAATAATGAACAGTTTTATTAATGATATATTTGAGAAGCTTGCTCAGGAATCTTCTAGACTTGCTCGTTACAATAAAAAGCCTACGATTACTTCTCGTGAAATTCAAACTGCTGTTAGGTTGGTACTTCCTGGTGAATTGGCTAAGCATGCTGTTTCGGAAGGAACAAAAGCTGTTACGAAATTTACTAGTTCTTAATTTTTAGGGTTTGTGGATGTAAATTTAGTTTAATTTTAAGTGTGTTTTTAGGGTTGAGATGGTTTAAGGTGTTTTAGATTAATATTCTGTTCTGGAAGGGTATGTAGTATGCTTTTGTAATGGATTGCTTATTATGAATGAAAATTTCTAGTTTTCTtccttgattttgattttttaaaaaaaattatttgagttTGGCTGTGTATTTTTTACCTACTAGATCTAGATTTTTAAGGTGTTAGAAGCAGGTAAATCCAGATATTGGTATATCTAGCAAAGCTATGGGAATAATGAATAGGGTTATTAATGATATATTTGAGACTGAGAACTTTCCTGGTGAATTGGCTAAGCACTTAAGTGTTTAATTAGCGTTTTGTGGATGTAAAAATAGTTTAATTAGGTTGCTTTAATTGAACCGCTTTGTGATGGACTACTAGTTATGAATGAAATTTCCAGTTTTCTCCATTGATATTTGCTTGATTTTGtgtttcttttaattattttaaattggtggtgtatatatgtgtgtgtatatatatatatatatatatatatatatatatatatatatataaatatcggGGTACAAGATCTATTTAAtcgctttatttttttttttctaaattattttctGTGATTTGATGTGTATTTGATATCGAAGAACGTTGGCAGTTTGATAAGATGGTATTAGTAGCGTATTTAAGATAACCTTTGtgtatttgatatccaaaaatgtcTGGTAATTTAATAAGACAATATTTGATGTCTTGATTTGGTGTATGTATTTTCTGTTGACTTTTGTACTCGCTATACATGTTTGGTACTATAAAAGTAAGATCTGTCGGGTATTAGATAAATGAATAAAAGCTGTAAGCCAAAATGCGCCTTTTATATTTCTAATGTTGTTCAGTTGTAAGAGCATAATTGTAGAATATTTTTGGTAATTGAGGAAATTAGTTTtgttataaatttaattgttggtatagtataattttttttttaaaagaaattgtttttattacataggaggtaggggaaggggaaatgggagAAAAAATTACAACGTGGAGATTTGAACACTCATCAAGAAGGTGCAAGTTCATGTAGCCAATTaattgagctactagatccctacggTACAGTATAAATTTCGGTTTGCAACGAGAAACTTTTTATTATTAAGGTTAACTCAACCCATTTCCCGTAAAGATTAACTTTTTTATTGGTGATTTATAATTTGTATACTTTACATTATTTAGCTTTTGTTAGACTTTTACATGATTAATACAATATCTAGTTTTGGGTATTGCATCGACTAAGGAGTGGTTTTAATGAGATTTGTTATTTATGGTATTCATTAATTTGCAAAATAGTGCGCAATATACCTTACTTTGATGCTAGTAATACCTTACTGAATATGATTTCTTTCTGTATTTTCTTTAGGATTCGATTCACACATTTAAGATTCGATTAATTCGGTCCACATCGAAAAGTTTGAGGATAAAAGACTCTTAAAGATAATTTTATTTTCACACCTCGAATTAAATCTCCAACTAAGAATTAGAAAAtatttatcacttcattaaaatCTTGTTATGATGTAATattcatcaattttttttttattaatcaaCTTATACTCCCCTTTGTCTAAAAATAAGTATCACTTTAGCAAAAATAATTTGTCTCAAAATAAGTGTTACCTTAAGAATTCAAGACAAATAAGTAGTCTTCTTTAAAAGCTGAATTctaaaaaaaatctaataaacCAGGTTAGTTTAGTTTAGACTccacattgtatttattgattcTTAATGTACATTATTtttgctaagatgacacttattttgaaacagagggagtaataattcTCCTAAAAAAAACTTCATCCTGTAATAATCTATAAATACACTGCATTATTCTTTTATTCACTTTATatgctccctccgtcccaatttatttcatacactttcctttttagtctgtaaaaaaaaaaagattatttctttatTTAGAAATAGTTTAACTTGAAACTTTCACTTTTATCCGAAataaaatgatttacagccacatttatatctataatttattttagattacaaattttaaaaacctccatttttttcttaaattcgtttgaactatatcaaataaatTCGATCAGGGAGTATTTATTTTCCGTTTGTTGGAAGCACGTCACGGGTTGATCCTCTTAAGCTAAAATGCGCCTTAATCTCTTAAGCTAAAATGCGCCGTTTATATCCCTTAAGCTAAAATGCGCTATTTGTCGACATATTCTAATCGTGACCACACTCGTTTAACTTATCCTCAACCTCACATCTCACACTCTATATTCACAACCATTAAACAAATTAGAAAAACCAACCAAATCTCTatttgctgaaaaaaaaaatcaatggcTTTGATGAGCttaacttcttcttcttcgttAACAAATCTAAGTTACATTTCATTCCAATACAAAAACCCTAGCAGATTCTCTACAACATTTCGCATTACAGCTGATTCTACTGCTCCTAAAGCTAGATTTATTGCCCGACGTAAAGAGTCATTATCCGTTAAGCAACTTCAACGTCCGCTAAGTAAGTTTCTACAACATTATATTTTTTACCTTTTAAGTAGATAACTGTAATTtcactaagagcccgtttggattggcaagttacttataagctgttttcagcttttttgagtgtttgtttGGCcatcttaaagtcattttgtgcttaaaataagctaaaaaaataattgagcccatttgacttagcttatctaaagtagtttataaactgaaaacagcttataagccaaaaaaaaaaaaaaaaaaagtaagttagaacctgtttggatgggcttaacagcttataagctaaaaaaataagttggacagtctaacttatttttttttggcttataagctctttttagcttataagctataaGCTAAATTAAATGAGTCTaattattttttgagcttattttaagtacaaaatgactttaagctggccagccaaacactcaaaaaatctgaaaataacttataagcaacttataagccaatccaaacgggctccccaacttatttttttaggcataagcccatccaaacaggctctataagcatttctagcttataaacaaaaaaaaaataagttggctaactttttttttttggcttataaattgttttcaacttataagctgttttagctaagctaagtcaaacgggcccaattattttttaggcttattttatgcacaaaatgattttaagctggccagccaaacactaaaaaaaaattgaaaacaacttataatcaacttataagccaatccaaacgggctctaagtataATAATCCAAGTTATTGTTTTATTTCGTAAGTTTGTCCGCTAAATAATTTTGTTGAACACTCTATTTTCTACTTTTTTACCGTTTAAGTAGTTAAGTTCAATTTTGCAGAGCATTTGATTGATTATTTGAAGCAGTGACTGTTGATATTGTTCTTATTTAGtgatttttttattgtttttggttGATTTAGTTAGAGTAGTGAGATATAATCTAAGCTGATTGATTATTCGAAGCAATGACTGTTTATATTGTTTTAATAAGTTTCTCGAACATTCTATTTTATACTTCTTACTGTTTAAGTAGTTAACTTGAATTTTACAGAGCATAATCCATTTTGATTGATTATTTGTAGCAGTTACTGTTGAgattttttatattttgtattttttttaattgttttttggTTGATTTTGTTGATTATTTGAAGcagtgattgttgatattgttctttttaattatttttgtcgATTTAGTTGAGTATCTGAGCTTGCCGGTGAAATATAATCCAAGTTGATTGATTATTTGAAGCAATTACGGTTATTATTATATCCTTTTCGCGGacggtttttaaaaaaaaaattgtgtaggttattttttaattaaaaaaatgccacgtgactaaaaaaaaaaaaaaagtctacctttttttttttgagacatttttctaaagccacatagtaatttttttctgATGGGTCGGGTCTGATTTGTTTAAAAAagtgggtagacttattttttttaaagtcacggagatatttttttaaacgaaccataTCCGAATCACCAGGAAAAAAATTACCATGGCTTAGaaaaataagtctactaaaataatataggtagactttttttaaagtcAAGTGGCCTTTTTTCaacctaaatgatttttaaaaaaatctcccgtcagtgaaaagggtatatttgcaccattttgtaatgacaggagtatatttacaccattttgtaacggccggggtatatatacaccatttttgtaacgaggggtatatttgcacctttgcccttgtTCTATTTCTTAAGATTTTCCACTATGTTTAAGTTGTTAAAACGAATTTTACAAAGTACTTAATCCAAGTTGATTAATTAATTGAAGTAGTGACGTTTCTAGAATTCTTAACTGTTTAAGTATTTGAGCTTGCTGGTGAGATATACTCCAAGTTGTTTGATTATTCAAAGTAGTGACTGTTGAATTGTTTTACTTTCGTGAGTTCTTTTGTTTTTTGGTTGATTTGTTGAGTATTTGAGCATGCCGGTGAGCCAGCACATGGTGTTGGagatgaggaaaaaaaaaaaaagagtagttAGCTCTAATTTCACAAAGCATAATCCTAGTTGATTGATTATCTGAAGCAGTAAATGTTGATATTATTTCTCTTTGGTGagtttttccattttttattacTTTTTTGTTGATTTACTTGAGTATTTGAGCTTGGCGGAGAGCCAGTACTCGGTGTTGGAGATGAGGAAAGAAAGTAGTAGTTAACTTTACACGAAGCGTAATCCGAGTTGATTGATTATTTGAAGCAgcaaatgttggtattgttattataTGTTGAGATTTTctgcaacaacatacccaatgtaatcccgCAAGTGGGGTTTTGGgaaggtaggatgtacgcagaccttacctctacctttgcggggtagagaggctgtttccggtagaccctcggctTAAAGGAGATATTTGTTgagattttcaattttttttcttcttcttaatatatatttatttttgggTTGATTTAGGGGAGTATATGAGCTTGCCAGCGAGCCAATACTCGGTTTTGGATGCAGAGAGGATTGAACGAGTGGATGATAGTACGTTCAGGTGTTACGTGTATAGGTTCAAGTTCTTTGCATTTGAAATTTGTCCTGTTTTGTTGGTTAGAGTTGAGGAGCAGCCTGATGGATGTTGTATCAAGCTGTTGTCTTGCAAGGTACATTGCATTTTCTTAGTATTTATTAACTCATTTTTGCTTTTGCTTGACATTTCTACTAATTTATGGTTATCTAATCGTGCTATTACTTGTATTGTTTGATTCTCAGCTAGAGGGATCTCCTATTGTGGTCGCCCAAAATGATAAATTTGACGGTATGTAGTCTTTTAAGTGCTATTTCTATCATTTTGAATATTTGTTAGTCTCTTAAAAAATGGAATATGTAACCTTTGAATTCAAAGAACCTGCATTTTTTATGCGCTGCTTCAATCAGGCTGcaatttcatttttttgttttttattggtCCATAAAGGTGAAAAACTGCGTTTAAAACCAGATTACCCTTTCCTGGTTGCAACAAATTCTTCTTCGTGGCTGTTGTATTTTCACTTATGCTTATGAATTGTCTGGGAGTCAAAGCACTTTTGACAAATAAATAAAATGTTGAAGAAATGTCCATTGCAAGATGTTTTTTTCCTATTAACTATTCATAACTGCCTACTTAAATCCATTCAATGTCTTTTTTCCTGACATGGAATTTGTAATATAATagagataaataaataaaatgtgtTTTTCTCTTTCAATAATGGATCCGTGAAGTGACAGTAGAGGTCCGTGATCTTCTGAGAACTACAATGTAATCTTAGTCCTGCTGCTCATCAAAAGGAAAAACGTCTTGTTTAGAGGATGGCTTTAGTGCCGTCTGTCAGTTAAGTGCACCATTTCTACTAGCTGAAATAGTTGCATTTACCATCCTTTTCTTCAAAGTAGGCTACTTTTGTACTGCCTGAAAGGTGACGTAGCATAAGTTATTTTTCTCGCTTTAAGTTTAATCCAGGATTCTAACCGTCATTAACAAATAATTTGCTTCTGCATCGACTCGGGGAGGAAAACTCGATGACCTCATAAGTTCAAGTTCGGTGAAAACGCGGCTTTAACATGTTGCATAACTTCCACTAGTTATATTCTAAGTTGTGTTGATTAGCTGTCAGTAAGAGGTTCCTGTTGTGAACATTGTAAAGATAAATAGGTAATTTGATGTAATCGTGTAACATGATTGAAGTCAGCATGTGATTGTTTATAATTTAGTGGTTTTTTGCGGTGTTCCTCGAGGTGAACTGGTCTCTTCTTTGTTTGGTAAAAGAACATGATGTGACAAGTTGCCATCTACAGTATTGCTCAGTTCGTGTGTGTGTCAATTCTGAATTTTATTACATAATTCTTTTCAGGAGTGCTTTGATACTGATTTAGTATGGGCATGCAGCTTCTATGGTGAACAAAATATCTTATGACAGCAAGCGAAGCGACTCACCTTTGCAGCAGCTGACTTCAGATGCTGTTATTGAGGTAATAGCTGCTTGCCCACATTGCAATAGAAGGAAAAACATTACAATATTGGTGAGTTTGTATCTATTCTGATTGACTATTTATGCAGGTTAACATTGAAATTCCCTTTGCATTTCAAGCAATTCCAGTGCCGGCAATTGAATCAACTGGTGCTCAGGTCCTAGATCAGATACTAAAGATCATGCTTCCTAGGTTTATGGCACAGGTTTGTTTGTTCATTGTCCGCTTTACTTGTTCTTGACAGTTAGCTTTCTGTAAATTTTGTTCTTGTACAATGACCCTTCAAACTATTGGAGCTACTTTTCTTGTCATTTCCCTGTGCCAACTCTCTAAATGCTAGAGTCCCTTCCGTTAAGGTGGTTATTGGATTCCAATAAAGACTTACAGTGCCGGTTTAATCTTCTTGTCGCTTTTATATTTGACACTTATCTCTTCATTTTTCACTATGTTTTATCGTTACTTTCTTTTCTTTCATCACCATCTTCCTCACATTCTTCATCTTTATTACCCAAAGCAAAGTTACAATTGTTTATTACTATCACAAGTCATATTAAAACATTACAAAAATTAACAAGCACAAAGTTTTTGATTATCTGGTTGTGCTAACTCCATATGAGGCTGTATTGGGAGGCATGTAGCTGCTACTCCCTAATGGTATTAAGGTAAAGTACGTAATTAATACATCCTTTTAATTGATGGAGAACTACCATCTGATTGGATTCATCAAATGTGATATTTTTACGTGGATACATCTTTCAGGTTTTGCTTAGACTGGGGCGTTGTTGATACGTTTATTATCTTTTTTCCTTCATTATTATTTTAAAGCACTTATTTGGCTTAGACATGTCTCCTTTTTATCTTTGTAGTGGGAATATTTTCTGCCCTTCCTAATGAAACATAGTTGAGATCATTTTCTTTGGTCTAAATAGCTCAATGAAAGGGTATGCTTATTGTATAATTGGTCCTAGAAAATTTTCTATCCATCAAGAAAGTTTTGcctaataataaaataaggaaaaCAGAGAGAGAGGTGTCAAAGACACAGGAAAGAACAAAAGGGACAGAGAAATTGTGCCAAGATTGACAAGAGATTAAATCTGGTCGCTAGGAATGACTTGCCAAATACAATCTGTATCCGTAGAATGTGGTTCTTGAACGGGGAAGTTCCGAAGGCTACTGTTAGCAACCAGTTTAACTCAGTTAGACTTGGTAACAAGTCTAGTGGTATGGATTAGGGTGAAATGAAATATTGATAAAACTGAGTGGATAAGTACGTACTAGAAAATCTAATCCAATGTAAACTCTTAGCTATGATGGAGTTCTGGGTTTCTGTGAGTTGTCTTTCTTTCTCATTGTGGGTGTGATTATAAATTACGTCAGCTGAACTCTAATTTTGGGGTTTAGCTGTAAAATTAGATCTTTCCTGTGTTTCAGAATTCGTGATTCTTAACCTGCAAGAGAATGTACATCACTTTTTCAAGTAGTCCTCTTTAAGACGGCTTCCACTTTTGTGTACTGAAGATCTCGCTTTTTAATGCACTGGGTTTGTTGCATCCAGCTAGTGAAGGACTATCAAGCTTGGGCTTCAGGTGACACTTCAAGGCAGCCTCTAGGAACTGGTCAGATTTGAGACAGCAAGAGTCGTGTCGTCCTAGAGGTCTCGTCGGTTGCTTATGTAATTTATAATTGCAAGAGAGCAGGAAGTTCTTTGGTGGCAACAAATATTCTCCGCTAGTTTCTCTATATCAAGCAGAGACTTTGATTTTCTCAACTTATATGCTCGGTTAGTGGATAAAATCGCAGCCCTAAATCTCAGTTCAGGCATGTGTTCCTGCCAAGATCAACCATAaatatgtagaaaaatatggATGGATAATCTGTGTATGTATTGAATTTTTTTTGCCAGATTACATCTTTAAGCCCTTGCATGAGAGGTGAATACTCATGAACCGAATTCGatcaaattattttcttcatatATTTGGTGTAAAGACAGTATCCAGCTGCCGTTTATGTAGGAGTTGTTACCCTCTTTTCCTCCGTTTTTGTTGGCAATGTGATGCACGGTCCCTGTGGAACTTCTGGCTTTTtgctgtttttttatttttatttttttataatgaaATGATGTGTTCGGACGAGATTATGCGCACTTCGACTATTTTATCGGGTAGATGTAGCTTTGACTGAATCATTCCTACAGCGGTCCTCCTCAAATTTATGTTCGAAAATTTGCTGAAGATTTCTTTGGAAATAGTGAAAAAGTTGTTATTTTTCATGTGTATCCAGCAGAAAGTTATTTTCTTCTACACATGAAGTTCATCGGATTCATTGTGCTCATAGAGCTACAAGTTGAAAAACTTATCATAACTCGTGTTTGCACCTAGCAAATGAATGCAAAGCACGCGTTTTGCATATATAATTTAATCAGTTAACCGTGTTTTAGGTGATAGATATTTGTTATATACTTTATTTTGTAATTCTTGTGATTGAATCTCTTGGGTTGGTGTAAATATTGGATGTCAGTATCATAACGATGTTGTATATGCCTACTGTTAAATCAATAGATATGCATAATCAAGTAGTAACTCTAAcattaataatattattattagggaaaatttcataaatgactattatttggggttttttttttccgCATAGCTACAGTTTAGCTATTTACTTTTCGTGGCAAACATATAGCTAAGCGCTTGTTTCATGTTGTATTCGCTATTAAGTgtcactgtattcatgaatacagtcattaaattttgtattcaatttaaatgtattcaactcaaccGTATTCATTATAGTTACTTTTATAgtgtattcactttattatatttaatcgATTGTATACAAAATACAGAATTTTGCACTAAAAAAGTTAACAaatacactcaaaaaattgaatacaaagaaataaaattcactctgttcatttgtatacacttcaaaaattaatgtattcatttgtatacaagaaataaaattaacgaata
Encoded proteins:
- the LOC132640086 gene encoding histone H2B.3, which encodes MAPKAEKKPAEKKPAAEKTPAEKKPKAGKKLPKDAAAAGDKKKKRSKKSVETYKIYIFKVLKQVHPDIGISSKAMGIMNSFINDIFEKLAQESSRLARYNKKPTITSREIQTAVRLVLPGELAKHAVSEGTKAVTKFTSS
- the LOC132640087 gene encoding uncharacterized protein LOC132640087, with translation MALMSLTSSSSLTNLSYISFQYKNPSRFSTTFRITADSTAPKARFIARRKESLSVKQLQRPLREYMSLPASQYSVLDAERIERVDDSTFRCYVYRFKFFAFEICPVLLVRVEEQPDGCCIKLLSCKLEGSPIVVAQNDKFDASMVNKISYDSKRSDSPLQQLTSDAVIEVNIEIPFAFQAIPVPAIESTGAQVLDQILKIMLPRFMAQLVKDYQAWASGDTSRQPLGTGQI